In candidate division WOR-3 bacterium, the genomic stretch TTTCTCCTCCTAAGTAATATTTCATTCCATTCAGAATATTACACAAACACGAATTTCTATTACGAAATTACGGGTAAAGACTCGATTATTTACGGAGCGAGCAATGGAGGTGCTGTCGTTTACAATCGTCTCAGCGGTTCTTTCAGGGTTTTAACCAATTCAGACGGGTTGCAGACCAATCGTCAGCGTTGCACAGCGCTCGACAGCTCAGGGTATATCTGGTTCGGTAATGAATTCGGTCTGGCACTGGTCAGCGGTGGTTTTGATAGTGTTCTGATTTATCCACCGGAATGCCTCGCCTGCACCAGAATCCAGGGGATCATCTGTTTGAAAGACAGTGTGTATGTAGCTTCATCAGGAGGATTGCTCTTCATCGCCACCAATAGTACGCCCGCTGATTTTTCAGACGATTCAAGATTGCGCATCTTTACGACGGATGGGCTGCCGTCGAACAATGTTTTATCGCTTGCGGTCCATAACAATCGTATCTGGGTCGGAACAGACAACGGTATTGCTTGTTTCACCAAAGATTTCAACCCTGATTCAACCTTTACATATAATACATCGCATGGTCTGCTCGACACCCGTATTAATAAGATTGCAGTCATCGATACGACAATCTATGTCGGAACCGATGCAGGACTTAATCGCTTCAATGGAAGTTATTTCGATACCCTTCTGCTCGGTTACGGAGTGTGTGATATCACCTATCGAGGTGATTCTCTTGCATTGGCGCTTGATTCACTCTCCCAATTCGGATTTCTGTTTCAGGGAAATCTGGTGATTGAAAAAGAGGGTATTCCTTATAGGTGCGATGTTTTTTCTCTGCTCAATATCAATGATACACTCTTCTGCGGACTCGGCAACCGCTACACAGTAGATTATTACGGACGAGGCATCGGCCGTTTTGACGCCGACGGTGAATTATGGGAGTTGATCGAAAGGGAATGTTTACCTTCCAACCATATTTCCGAGATTACTGCAAACGAATATGGTGTTTTCGTCGCCTGCGGCGCCCGTGCCGGTTATTCACGGGGCATCGGATGGTTGGATAATGAAGGTGATTGGTCGCGTTTCGGATGTGATACGGTTTTGTCATTCAAAC encodes the following:
- a CDS encoding T9SS type A sorting domain-containing protein — translated: MILIFLLLSNISFHSEYYTNTNFYYEITGKDSIIYGASNGGAVVYNRLSGSFRVLTNSDGLQTNRQRCTALDSSGYIWFGNEFGLALVSGGFDSVLIYPPECLACTRIQGIICLKDSVYVASSGGLLFIATNSTPADFSDDSRLRIFTTDGLPSNNVLSLAVHNNRIWVGTDNGIACFTKDFNPDSTFTYNTSHGLLDTRINKIAVIDTTIYVGTDAGLNRFNGSYFDTLLLGYGVCDITYRGDSLALALDSLSQFGFLFQGNLVIEKEGIPYRCDVFSLLNINDTLFCGLGNRYTVDYYGRGIGRFDADGELWELIERECLPSNHISEITANEYGVFVACGARAGYSRGIGWLDNEGDWSRFGCDTVLSFKHIHRCVTAPDGKVWFGVNPFSSSGADTLMAFAFEPLTQTWTFLGARYHGMDSSVAVWDLEFDSHNNMYISLAGPSDKLWVIDSALNEVCFLGEKSTGFKVELALDSIGRVWSTMIGAEGGLMMIDTDNTLFDRSDDSSIKFGESDGMLSKYAVGCIVDRNNNLYVANEVGLLMYDGSTFSGFTDISNEELFDVELDSEGRVWLLAMDGIYFYDPRLKITDGYTFKELGVHIEFMDFSNEIVQVQGFEFDPIRNCFWIGGETGLLKLEVQFDTLPALDSILLYPNPVVNHSVVKIKNIPADARVSIYSISGRLLVRGLEPDPVFGEVVWDIPDDLSSGLYFVLVNTPRGNRVCKFAVVK